TTGCGCCGCTGCAAAACTCATAATGTGACTGCCAAACCGTGTGTGAATCCCATGCACACGACGCTGCTTGACCGCACTCAATTCTGACCAGCCGGGCCGTTCCGTGAATGCAGCCAGTCGCTTTACTGACTGATCCCGATCTGCATAATATCCCAGCTGCAGACTGTCAGGAAACGCGGTCCAATGCGCCCCCGTAATCACAATCACTTCCGGATCGGCGGTGATCAGGTACTCTGGTCGAATCACTCCCATGCCATATAGGCCGGAAATCGAACCGGCGGCGATATTTTGACACCGTAACTGTGCCAGCACACTTCCCCAGTTGACTGTTTTTCCCTGCTGATTTTCCCCGAATGTATTTCCATATTTGTCCGGTCCCTGGGTACCTGCTTCCAGATATATGGTGGGAATCTTCCCTTGAATGGTTTCGATTTTACTGAAAACCAGCTGCAGTTCAGCATCAATCCAGTCTGCTGCCGCATTTGCCTCCGTTACTTTTCCCAGAACTTTACCCAGCAGTCGAATACTCTTCTGTGGATCACGAAACGGATCTTCCGACTTCAAAAATAACAGAGGCACGCCCGCCTGTTGCAGTCGCTCCACTGTTTTCGAACCACGATTCAGCATATACGTATTCATGAGAACCAGGTCGGGCTCTAAAGCCAATACCGCTTCGGCACTCACCGTGTCGCGCAGGATATCTCCCAGAATCGTCACTTCTTCCAGACGTGGATACTGTGTTACAAACTTTTCATAGGTATCCAGATCGCCGGTTTTTAATGAGGAATCCCAGCCTGCCAGCTTCTCTTCGACTTCGTCTCCCAGCACTGTCGCCAGTTCATAGAGTCCCAGGCTGCGCATCAGGATGATGCGTTCGATCGGTTGTTTGAGCGTCACTTCCCGTCCGGCCAGATCAGTAACTGTGATCGTGGGGCTCTCTGCTGGAGTAGCAGGTACCGACAGCGTCTCCCGCTGACATCCGGCAGAAATCAAGACCAGTAAACTTAAAATGGCAGCCAGTATTTTCATTTCGATTCTTGGAGCTCGAGTTGGGTGGGAGTATGCGATCTAAGTGATCGGCGTCTTCGCCACCAGACCAGTAAACCAGTCACATATAATACGGCAGGCAGTAATCCCGACACAAAGACAATCCAGCGACCAGCCAACCCAAACGCTTCTCCATTATGCAGCGGAAACTGCCAGGCGAAGAAAGCGTCAGCCGCTGAACGCTGATTCCAGTCGCGCACCGCCAGCACTTCTCCGTTGAACTGATCAATCCAGACACGGCTGTTGCCCGAACTCTTTCTTACCTCCCCTTTCTGCCTCAGGCGAACCTCAAAAGAATCTTGCGGCTTTGAAGGAAGTTTGACGCGTTTAAACTCGGCGTCCGGAAAGAGGGACCGTGCAATCGCAGTCGCCTGGCTGACTTCAATTCGTTTTCCGGTAATCACAGGCGTTGATTTTTTATTTTCAGTACGCGGTGTCTCTTCTTTTAATACCGCCAGGACGCAAGGTCTGATCCAGGCAGGAAAGATCATATACACGCCCGTAAAGGAAATGACGAGCAACAACACTGCGGCTATGACCCCCGTGCTTTTATGCAGGTCATATTGAAAGCGGCGGCCACTGCGAATGGCAAATGCCGCCCGCCAGCTATGCCGCCATAAAGGCCACCAGAGATAAACGCCACTGGCAACTGACACCATCAGTATCAGACCACACATGCCAACAATAATTTCGCCTGGCCTGCCGGACAGCAGCTTGTAATGCAGACTGTAGAGCCACGTCATCAGGTATTCCCCCCAGACGCGCTGGCCCGTCACCTGTGCTGAGGAAGGATCGACATAAATCTGCGTAAAACCAGCTTCTTTATCGGCAGTATTTCGGAACCAGACCGTCCAGACACCGAGTGATGTGCGTGGCGGTTCTGCAAAAAACAGCTGCAGCCCCGGATCCGTGGCACTCAATTCTGCCGCTTCCAGAACTTCATCCACAGAGCGTATTGAATCACTTTCCTCTGTCAGTAGAATTTGCGGATTGAGCCATTCATCAATGGTGTGATGAAACACCAGCAGACTGCCCGTCAAACCAATAATGACAAACAGCAGACCCACGGTTAATCCGAGCCAGCGATGCGTGATCACCCAGAGCCTGCGCAGCCGATGGTTCAGCATAAATAAAACTCCCGGGAACCCTCAGGCTCAATGACTCAATTGAGAGAAGAGCCTTTCAAGATCTTGACATTCTCCAGCACGATCGGCGCCATTTCATTCGCTCCCTCTTCCACTTTCATATGAATGGTCGATTTTTTGGGATCGGCATACACGCCTTGCAATCGGTCAGGAGGCGGCGGAGGCATTCCCCCGTTCGGCGGTCGCCAGTTACGATCGGGCCATTCAATGGTCACCGTGTAAGCACCCGCTGGTGCACCGTCGGGCCCTTCATAAGTTGTCAGCTGATACACGCCTTCTGCATCGACCTTTCCACTGGGAAGCAGCGGGTATTTCGCTCCGGTCTGAGGCGATTCAGGGTGGAACCTGACCGTTGCCCCCGTCGCGGGTACCCCGTTTACAGTCAGACGACCGGTCACAGCGTTCGTCGTAATCTTATCGTACTCGGTTTCACTACATCCGCTGCACACAGCAAGACACAATACAGCCAGCGAAATGGCCAGTTTCTGAAACATCAAAAACATCTCCCTCAATTCTCTGAACGCATCGTTTCTTCAGCAGTCATGTCTCTGAAGAAACGATCGAAGTAGCCTCAAATGAACTTCTTCACTTAGAACTCGCCTACAACCTGACCATCCTGCTTACCAATCAGAGAACGAAACGTTCCCTTGTCGATATTGGCACTCAGAAATCGGACGGAGCCATCTCCCAGGCTGGCATGCATGCCACCGGTATGATAGGAAAACGCACCACCCCAGTCGTTCGTGCAATTGATTACACACGGACCGTAATACTGCAATCCATCATGGGTCCAGCTGCGAATGCGATCGTGCTGAGTTGACGCCCACCAGCCCTGGAAGTTGGTATCAACCACTGAAGGATAGACATAATCAGCAGGATCCTTTGGGACACTTCCTTTTCGTAGAATATTGGGAAAGTTACTGCGTTCGAAACAGAAGATGGTATTCGTCAAACCATCGGTGATGCTGTTCATTCTGGATCCACACTGTGTCCAGTTCACGCCGCCACTGATGTCACCGTTAAATAATGCGCCAGTAATCTCCTGGGGCGTAAAAGCGGGATCACGGAAACTGCGGGCGATGAAATAGTCACCGCTGCCTGCTCTCAAATTCGTATTGAAGCTGGAAGTGTCGTCTTCCTGCTCGATTACTCCCTGGATCGGACTGCTCCGTGGAGTAGAAGGACAATTAAATACGGCCAGTTGTGTCTGAATGACTGCCTGATTTGACTGATCTGAAACACCATTCGGTGCATTCTGATTAAACAGGTTATAAGCGGGTGCCTGATCCAGATAAGGTAATAACGAAATCCCCCAACTGGTGGTCCAATGTGATGTTGTCGCGTATGAAATACCGACGTCAGGTACCGGCAACATGTTGAATACGTCATTATAATTATGCATCGCCAGACCGAGTTGCTTCAGATTATTTTTACACTGAGAGCGGCGGGCAGCTTCGCGAGCCTGCTGGACTGCAGGCAGCAACAAGGCAATCAGGATTGCGATAATGGCAATCACCACGAGCAATTCAATTAACGTGAACCCACTTCTGGACGCACGGATACGCTTAAACGACATTTGGGAACTCCAGTTCAATCAGGCGGGAGAGTTGCGGCTTTGAAGAATGCAAGCGGCGGCAAGCAGTGAGACTGAGTTTCAATCTCCACCCATATAATAATGGGACTGCGAGAGATTTCAACCCTCGACTCCAGATAATGCACAGTAATGAGCTACAAGTGAGTAGAATTGTGCACAATTGATGCGAATCGGACGAATCTCTACCGGCTTTCGATCACAGAAGCCAAAGACAGAGTCAGAACTTACAACATGAGCAGCATGACTTTCAGCACACATGTTCTAAACAAAGAATCAGTAAACCTGAAATATCAGGCGATGATCTCCTGAATCAAATCGCCGCCCAGATCGGTCAGACGATAATCGCGACCGTTAAAGCGGTAGGTCAGTTTCATATGGTCAATCCCCATCAGATGCAGCAGCGTGGCATGCAGATCGTTCACGCCCACGCGATTATGGACTGCTTTATAACCGAAGTCATCGCTGGCACCGTACTGCACGCCTCCTTTGATGCCACCTCCCGCCATCCACATCGTGAAGGCATTCGGATTATGATCGCGGCCCTGACTTCCCTGTGAGTCAGAGGTTCTGCCGAATTCGCCGCCCCAGACCACCAGGGTCGAATCGAGCAGACCGCGGGCTTTCAGGTCAGCCAGCAGCGCACCAATGGGCTGATCCACCGATTTCGCAGCGATGCGATGATTCAGGCCAATATCACTATGACCGTCCCAGGGAACATCCGCAACTCCTCCGCCTCCTCCATTCGTACCCGCGTAGATTTGAATAAACCGCACGCCCCGTTCCACCATACGTCGCGCGGTGATACACTGTCGCGCAACTAATTCCGTCTCTTTCTGATCCACTCCATACAGTTTCTGTATGGTCTCTGATTCCTCTTTGACATCCAGTGCTTCCGGAGCTGCGGTCTGCATGCGGTAAGCCAGTTCAAACGATTCCAGCCGCGCCGCCAGATCCGCTTCGTGGGGGCGCAGCTTCTGATGGCTGGCGTTTAACTCATTCAACAGATCCAGTTGGCTCCGCTGCTGCTGATCGTTCATCGAAGTGAGTCGCGACAGATTGGAAATCGGCTGTTGGCTGCGACCATCGATGGCGGTTGGCTGATAAACCTTAGGCAGGAAGCCGGGAGCCCAGATCGGGTTTCCCCCCGCGAGGCATGGCACCATGCATCACCACAAAACCCGGCAGGTTCTGATTTTCCGTGCCCAATCCATAAGTCACCCAGGACCCCATACAGGGACGGCCTTGCAGAAATGCCCCCGAGTTCATTTCCAGCATCGCTGGAGTATGATTGTTCGATCGGGAAAAACAGGAATAGAGAAACGACATATCATCCACATGTCGGGAAACATGGGGAAAGATTTCAGAGACCCACGCCCCCGATTCTCCATGCTGCTGAAACTTGAAAGGTGATTTCAGTAACTTTCCGCTCGTCGTGAAGAAGCCGGTTTTGGGATCTGCGCCGGCCAGTTTCTCACCATCCTTTTTCTGCAGCATCGGCTTATAATCAAACGTATCGACCTGGGACGGACTGCCTGGCATAAACAACCAGATAATCGATTTTGCTTTGGGAACAAAATGCGGTTTGCGCGCTTCCAGACCTTCCTCTTCTTCTGCCCCTGCCGACTTGAGAATCCCCTGCTCTGACAGCAGCCCTGTCAACGCCAGGCTGCCAAATCCGGAACCGGCATTCTTCAGAAATGCTCTGCGTGCTTCAAAATGAAACGCGCTGCCTGACGGGAATTTATTTTTTCGTCTCATAGCGTTATATTTCCTGTGTATCGATTAAGGATAAATCTTTCAGGATCAGTCAACAAAGATAAATTCATTCATACAGAATATCAGCTGACAGAAATCAGCCATCGCCAGCGCAGTTGCCTCTGGATTCTTGCCATACGATTCGGTCTGGTAGTGAATGAATTCCAGCATTTTCTGCTGTTCTTCCGCACGTGGTTTTCGGGACAACGCAATCACATAGACTTCGTCAACGAGCTGCTCAAGTTTTTTGGTATCATCCTGACGAACCCGTTTAGCAAAATCTTCTGCCAGCTTCCGAATAAAGGGTGAGTTCATCATCGCCAGCGCCTGCGGAGGCACAGTCGTCACATTGCGTTTGCCGATGCTCTGGATTGCATCCGGTGCATCAAACAGTTGCAGGATCGGAATCAGTTTGTCGCGTTTGACAGTCAGATAAACACTCCGCCGCTTGTCTTCCTGCTTCAATGTTCCCGGTCCGAACATTTTAGGGTCAAGCGTGCCACTCACGGCCAGCAGGTGATCACGAATCACTTCCGCGTCCATCCGCAGCGCCGGTCGTCTCCACCACAGATGATTTTCCGGATCATGCTCCATTCCACTGGCATTGGTTGCCCCCGATTCACGATACACGGAACTCTGCATCATCAGCTTGTGAATCGGCTTCAGATTCCAGTTGTTCTCGACCAACTGAGTTGCCAGGTAATCCAGCAGTGCGGGATGAGTAGGCCGAAAACCCTGGGTGCCAAAATCACTGGGTGTCTCGACAATGCCACGACCAAAATGATGATGCCACATCCGATTGACCATCACGCGTGCCAGTAGATGTCCTGCGCCATGACTGGTATCGGTCAGCCAGTCTGCAAAAGCAACCCGAGGATGAATTGGTTTTTCTTTTTGGTCATCCGCAAACAACCACTGTTTTTCCTGCGCTTCACCGGTCATCAGCACCTGTAGAAATCCAGGTTCCGCCAGACCATCCTTGCGGTTGGAATTTCCCCGCACCAGATAATACACCTTGCGTGTATCGGAACCGAAATTATAAGTTGCCCCCCCTTTACGTGCCGCAAAGACCGGCATCAGATCCCGTTTGGGATGCTGCTGCATATTTTCCTGCTCGGCGTCATTCAGCTCAGCCCAACCTTCATCATAAGGCGCATACCACTTCAGCAACACCTGCTGCTGTTTTTCGTTACGCTCAGCTGCCGGCAGTGCCAGGATTTTCTGAACGTTGTCCGGGGGAGTCGTCTCCCTGGCTTTGAAATAAAATCCGGAAGGCCCCGTCGCATTCACAATTTTGACCAGCAGTTCATTCTTACCGGCTTTGAGCGCCAGCTTGACCTTGTCCTGATCCGCGGCGGCTGCCCCCATCACTTTTTTCGATAGAACCGACTTGCCATTCAGCCAGACCTGAATCGCATCGTCGCGGCCCAGTGAAATATCCAGAGGACCAGCCGTCGGTACTTCAATCGTTCGAAACAGATAATTCGCAGAGTTCTCGCCCGTCAGCGTATTGTGAACAACGCCATCCTTCCATTCCGGCTGGTGTATCCACTTCAACTTTCCTTTCAAATAAGTCTGAGTCAGATCAACTTTCTTTTCGAGCGCATTTTTTTTACTGAATGCCTGATTGAAGTTGTCAGCGGAAAATGGACCAATGACATGCCAGTCACTGAGCTCAGGTTGAATGGTCTCAGTCGGTCGATTCTCCAACCAGACTGCCAGTTGGGCCGGCAATTTTTCTTTCTCGTATTTTAAACGCGCATCAATAAACGGCTGATGCTTTATATCAAAAGCCGCTTTCTCTTTCTGATATTTTTCAGGATGCAGGTCATGCTGATAATCCTGGAACCCGGTTTCCGCAAACGCAGCGACCATCCGGTAATAGTCGTGACTGGAGATCGGATCGAATTTATGATCGTGGCAACGCGCACATCCAAACGTTAACCCCAATGTCGTCGTACCTACTGTGTGGATAATATCGTCCAGCTGTTCGTAGCGACTGCGTTCCCGTTCTTTTTGAGTCTGTTGTGAAGTGAACGGCCCTGCTGCCAGAAAGCCGGTCGCCGCCTGAGACATATAATCTATCGGCCCCAGTTGATCACCGGCAATCTGCAGCCGGACGAAATGATCATAGGGCATATCTTCGTTAAGTGCTTTGATTACGAAATCGCGAAAGTGATACGCTGCAGGTCGATCTCGATCAAAGGCATATCCGTTACTCTCAGCAAACCGGGCCAGATCCAGCCAGTGCCGGGCCCAACGTTCCCCATAATGCGGGCCAGCCAGCAGACGGTCTATCAGCTTCTCATACGCATCGGGAGCCGGATCGTTCACGAACGATTCCACATCCGCAGGTTCGGGAGGCAGTCCCCACAGATCGAAGAAGACGCGGCGGATTAAGGTTTCTCGACCTGCCATTTTGTTGGGAGTAATTCCCGCGGCTTCCTGCTTCGCCAGAATATACTGATCGATCGGATTCGTTCCCCAGGTTTTGTTCTGGGGAACCGGAGGGGGCGACTGATTGAGCGGTTGAAATGACCAGAACTGACGCCCTTGTTCAATATCAATCTTCTCAGTTTTTAATTCAGGTACCTTGCCATCGCGGGGATCGGGTGCCCCCATCTGAATCCATTTCTCAAAGTCGGCGATTACCTGGTCCGACAATTTGTTTTTCGGAGGCATCTCAAACGATTCATGCCGAATCGCCGCCATCAAGAGACTCTGTTTAGGATCACCGGGAACGATTGAGGCACCGGTGTCGCCCCCTTTCAGCATCGCCGGACCCGAATCCAGCAGCAGTTTACCTTCCAGCTTATTATTCTTCTTTGCGTCCAGGGAATGACATTCATAACACTCATTCACCAAGACCGGTCTGATTTTGGATTCGAAAAACTGAATCCCTTCCCGACTCGGTTCTGCAGGCTTGATGGCTTCAACAGCAAACGCAGGTTGAAACAGAGTGATGATTCCCAGGAGTGAGAGCAGACAATAGCGAATCATTAATATCATCCCTAATCAGCA
The sequence above is a segment of the Gimesia algae genome. Coding sequences within it:
- a CDS encoding ABC transporter substrate-binding protein, producing the protein MKILAAILSLLVLISAGCQRETLSVPATPAESPTITVTDLAGREVTLKQPIERIILMRSLGLYELATVLGDEVEEKLAGWDSSLKTGDLDTYEKFVTQYPRLEEVTILGDILRDTVSAEAVLALEPDLVLMNTYMLNRGSKTVERLQQAGVPLLFLKSEDPFRDPQKSIRLLGKVLGKVTEANAAADWIDAELQLVFSKIETIQGKIPTIYLEAGTQGPDKYGNTFGENQQGKTVNWGSVLAQLRCQNIAAGSISGLYGMGVIRPEYLITADPEVIVITGAHWTAFPDSLQLGYYADRDQSVKRLAAFTERPGWSELSAVKQRRVHGIHTRFGSHIMSFAAAQQLAKWLYPEEFKELDPEERLHEFHQKFMPVEMSGTWMASLDGD
- a CDS encoding PepSY-associated TM helix domain-containing protein, which translates into the protein MLNHRLRRLWVITHRWLGLTVGLLFVIIGLTGSLLVFHHTIDEWLNPQILLTEESDSIRSVDEVLEAAELSATDPGLQLFFAEPPRTSLGVWTVWFRNTADKEAGFTQIYVDPSSAQVTGQRVWGEYLMTWLYSLHYKLLSGRPGEIIVGMCGLILMVSVASGVYLWWPLWRHSWRAAFAIRSGRRFQYDLHKSTGVIAAVLLLVISFTGVYMIFPAWIRPCVLAVLKEETPRTENKKSTPVITGKRIEVSQATAIARSLFPDAEFKRVKLPSKPQDSFEVRLRQKGEVRKSSGNSRVWIDQFNGEVLAVRDWNQRSAADAFFAWQFPLHNGEAFGLAGRWIVFVSGLLPAVLYVTGLLVWWRRRRSLRSHTPTQLELQESK
- a CDS encoding carboxypeptidase regulatory-like domain-containing protein → MFQKLAISLAVLCLAVCSGCSETEYDKITTNAVTGRLTVNGVPATGATVRFHPESPQTGAKYPLLPSGKVDAEGVYQLTTYEGPDGAPAGAYTVTIEWPDRNWRPPNGGMPPPPPDRLQGVYADPKKSTIHMKVEEGANEMAPIVLENVKILKGSSLN
- a CDS encoding DUF1559 domain-containing protein: MSFKRIRASRSGFTLIELLVVIAIIAILIALLLPAVQQAREAARRSQCKNNLKQLGLAMHNYNDVFNMLPVPDVGISYATTSHWTTSWGISLLPYLDQAPAYNLFNQNAPNGVSDQSNQAVIQTQLAVFNCPSTPRSSPIQGVIEQEDDTSSFNTNLRAGSGDYFIARSFRDPAFTPQEITGALFNGDISGGVNWTQCGSRMNSITDGLTNTIFCFERSNFPNILRKGSVPKDPADYVYPSVVDTNFQGWWASTQHDRIRSWTHDGLQYYGPCVINCTNDWGGAFSYHTGGMHASLGDGSVRFLSANIDKGTFRSLIGKQDGQVVGEF
- a CDS encoding PSD1 and planctomycete cytochrome C domain-containing protein, producing the protein MIRYCLLSLLGIITLFQPAFAVEAIKPAEPSREGIQFFESKIRPVLVNECYECHSLDAKKNNKLEGKLLLDSGPAMLKGGDTGASIVPGDPKQSLLMAAIRHESFEMPPKNKLSDQVIADFEKWIQMGAPDPRDGKVPELKTEKIDIEQGRQFWSFQPLNQSPPPVPQNKTWGTNPIDQYILAKQEAAGITPNKMAGRETLIRRVFFDLWGLPPEPADVESFVNDPAPDAYEKLIDRLLAGPHYGERWARHWLDLARFAESNGYAFDRDRPAAYHFRDFVIKALNEDMPYDHFVRLQIAGDQLGPIDYMSQAATGFLAAGPFTSQQTQKERERSRYEQLDDIIHTVGTTTLGLTFGCARCHDHKFDPISSHDYYRMVAAFAETGFQDYQHDLHPEKYQKEKAAFDIKHQPFIDARLKYEKEKLPAQLAVWLENRPTETIQPELSDWHVIGPFSADNFNQAFSKKNALEKKVDLTQTYLKGKLKWIHQPEWKDGVVHNTLTGENSANYLFRTIEVPTAGPLDISLGRDDAIQVWLNGKSVLSKKVMGAAAADQDKVKLALKAGKNELLVKIVNATGPSGFYFKARETTPPDNVQKILALPAAERNEKQQQVLLKWYAPYDEGWAELNDAEQENMQQHPKRDLMPVFAARKGGATYNFGSDTRKVYYLVRGNSNRKDGLAEPGFLQVLMTGEAQEKQWLFADDQKEKPIHPRVAFADWLTDTSHGAGHLLARVMVNRMWHHHFGRGIVETPSDFGTQGFRPTHPALLDYLATQLVENNWNLKPIHKLMMQSSVYRESGATNASGMEHDPENHLWWRRPALRMDAEVIRDHLLAVSGTLDPKMFGPGTLKQEDKRRSVYLTVKRDKLIPILQLFDAPDAIQSIGKRNVTTVPPQALAMMNSPFIRKLAEDFAKRVRQDDTKKLEQLVDEVYVIALSRKPRAEEQQKMLEFIHYQTESYGKNPEATALAMADFCQLIFCMNEFIFVD